A genome region from Bemisia tabaci chromosome 3, PGI_BMITA_v3 includes the following:
- the LOC109041437 gene encoding uncharacterized protein — protein sequence MKKKKKNPQAPLQDVEAPQVPVEAEGKKGNQRLIVWICLDASCKDAGGVTRRVVLKISSIKKISEGTCETRRVFVEVRPSAPSLDVTQSSLTQGTLQRHVDEQHPPPGEEPGGRRKGKRSSSQAVDRDPDDEGVEGGRYECDRPGCTKAYATKEKLRKHVRNHEVVDEGRTICSTCKKSFSSRSVKRRHQASAGHVQTPSPPREPKPFQCPYFQCDRSYARQNTLNEHLKSHEGKADCPYCSKSYGRPEGMHEHVRKKHPDKPDPRDKHNPN from the exons atgaagaagaagaagaagaacccCCAAGCACCTCTCCAGGACGTGGAGGCTCCTCAAGTTCCCGTCGAGGCagagggaaaaaaggggaaTCAG CGGTTGATCGTGTGGATTTGTCTGGACGCTTCATGCAAGGACGCTGGTGGTGTTACGAGGAGGGTtgtactaaaaatttcaagcatcaaaaagatCTCCGAAGGCACTTGCGAGACCAGGAGAGTGTTCGTCGAGGTGAGACCAAGTGCCCCGTCGCTGGATGTAACGCAGTCTTCTCTGACACAAGGGACTTTGCAGCGTCATGTAGATGAGCAGCACCCACCACCAG GTGAGGAACCAGGCGGTAGGCGCAAAGGTAAACGCAGCAGCAGTCAAGCGGTTGATCGTGATCCAG ATGACGAAGGCGTGGAAGGAGGCAGGTACGAGTGCGATAGACCCGGATGCACGAAGGCTTATGCCACTAAGGAAAAGCTCCGAAAGCACGTTAGAAATCACGAGGTGGTCGATGAAGGTAGAACAATCTGCTCCACTTGCAAGAAATCATTTTCCTCAAGGTCAGTCAAGAGGCGCCACCAAGCATCAGCAGGGCACGTCCAAA CACCATCACCACCGAGAGAACCAAAACCATTCCAATGCCCTTATTTTCAATGCGACAGAAGTTATGCCAGACAAAATACTCTGAATGAACACTTGAAATCCCACGAAGGAAAAGCTGATTGCCCTTATTGCTCCAAAAGTTACGGAAGACCGGAAGGAATGCACGAAcatgtaagaaaaaaacaccctgACAAGCCCGACCCAAGGGATAAACACAATCCAAATTAA
- the LOC109041439 gene encoding protein D3 isoform X1, translating into MTSFNMKHFKCNFLRPCCDLAVSCVSVPTTTEQDALLVSTPLPNLQDSLRKHLIIPDLLRIGPDYVLNMMYGNKSVTVGNEFTPEDLGLEPTSIHYTCREDAFHTLIVVGLDVPTQKNHTEREWVHWIQVNIPAYNISSGETVVPYQGPGSSYGYGHHRMVFLVYEQPWRHTISFSEKAFVNSPVRPKFNSEKFAEKYDIGNPIAANFLICYTDSPPPTKLAA; encoded by the exons ATGACTTCATTTaatatgaaacattttaaatgcaattttctgCGTCCCTGTTGTGACCTGGCAG TTAGTTGCGTCTCCGTACCCACAACAACGGAACAGGATGCTCTCTTAGTTAGCACACCTCTCCCAAACCTCCAGGATTCACTCCGGAAGCACCTAATTATTCCAGATCTGCTCAGGATTGGCCCAGATTATGTACTTAAC ATGATGTATGGGAATAAATCAGTCACGGTAGGTAATGAGTTTACTCCGGAGGATTTGGGATTAGAACCCACTTCAATACACTATACATGTCGAGAGGACGCTTTCCACACATTAATTGTTGTAG GACTTGATGTTCCGACGCAGAAAAATCATACAGAACGTGAATGGGTACACTGGATACAGGTTAATATACCTGCTTATAATATTTCTTCTGGAGAGACGGTGGTACCTTATCAAGGACCTGGATCGTCTTATGGATACG GTCATCATAGAATGGTATTTTTGGTTTATGAGCAGCCTTGGAGACATACAATAAGTTTCTCTGAAAAAGCTTTTGTAAACAG CCCTGTCCGACCGAAATTCAATTCCGAAAAGTTTGCCGAGAAGTATGATATTGGGAATCCTATCGCAGCTAATTTCCTCATCTGCTATACAGATTCGCCTCCGCCAACAAAACTGGCAGCCTGA
- the LOC109041439 gene encoding protein D3 isoform X2: MPLYESSLIFGIWTLVSCVSVPTTTEQDALLVSTPLPNLQDSLRKHLIIPDLLRIGPDYVLNMMYGNKSVTVGNEFTPEDLGLEPTSIHYTCREDAFHTLIVVGLDVPTQKNHTEREWVHWIQVNIPAYNISSGETVVPYQGPGSSYGYGHHRMVFLVYEQPWRHTISFSEKAFVNSPVRPKFNSEKFAEKYDIGNPIAANFLICYTDSPPPTKLAA, encoded by the exons ATGCCTCTTTACGAAAGCTCcttgatttttggaatttggaCACTAGTTAGTTGCGTCTCCGTACCCACAACAACGGAACAGGATGCTCTCTTAGTTAGCACACCTCTCCCAAACCTCCAGGATTCACTCCGGAAGCACCTAATTATTCCAGATCTGCTCAGGATTGGCCCAGATTATGTACTTAAC ATGATGTATGGGAATAAATCAGTCACGGTAGGTAATGAGTTTACTCCGGAGGATTTGGGATTAGAACCCACTTCAATACACTATACATGTCGAGAGGACGCTTTCCACACATTAATTGTTGTAG GACTTGATGTTCCGACGCAGAAAAATCATACAGAACGTGAATGGGTACACTGGATACAGGTTAATATACCTGCTTATAATATTTCTTCTGGAGAGACGGTGGTACCTTATCAAGGACCTGGATCGTCTTATGGATACG GTCATCATAGAATGGTATTTTTGGTTTATGAGCAGCCTTGGAGACATACAATAAGTTTCTCTGAAAAAGCTTTTGTAAACAG CCCTGTCCGACCGAAATTCAATTCCGAAAAGTTTGCCGAGAAGTATGATATTGGGAATCCTATCGCAGCTAATTTCCTCATCTGCTATACAGATTCGCCTCCGCCAACAAAACTGGCAGCCTGA